One part of the Trichomycterus rosablanca isolate fTriRos1 chromosome 25, fTriRos1.hap1, whole genome shotgun sequence genome encodes these proteins:
- the zufsp gene encoding zinc finger-containing ubiquitin peptidase 1 isoform X2, which translates to MPVCDICSEELMCDSELKTHLLLTHLENEASCPLCFLSGVSYDELNYHFNTAHVDMDAQHTPGTGDLRLMGLADTKPDQSERASDLPGVSTSSGSQDLLGAAETPVRSPVRSPVRTPLRSPGAASSHRKNREGLMEHHKSKQKRLSSPQKEKKFSCPMCSLVCTDCFLLQEHVELHLQHQTVPEDLSADLSLATRLQEGEERRRKEEETKREAEDFKRLQFGMDNGGGYRKQMERNMERAVSRGHMTPSEFHRKRVEMMETLASGVDDGRTRTSGLMSALYDHYQREIRDVARVWLCSEADHFSSSEGDHGWGCGYRNFQMLLSSLLRLDLYTGLKTLPDSLPSIPQVQALIEAAWAEGIDPQGASQFNRRLKGTRAWIGATEIYAVLTSLRLRGRIMDFHQPTGPSDTHPRLFEWVKNYFCAPYSGGPRTPPRVVRTNLPPIYLQHQGHSRTIVGVEEKKNGSVCALMFDPGCSSAETRKLLSPGAKSTSFNRLRRFPSHLKHRQYQVVVVEGVLTEQEKQDRVCNSRTLRAERIP; encoded by the exons ATGCCGGTGTGTGATATCTGCAGTGAGGAGCTCATGTGTGACTCTGAGCTGAAGACTCATCTTCTCCTGACTCACCTGGAGAACGAGGCATCATGTCCGCTCTGTTTCCTCTCAGGTGTTTCCTACGACGAGCTCAACTACCACTTCAACACAGCACACGTGGACATGGACGCCCAACACACACCTGGTACAGGTGATCTCAGACTGATGGGATTAGCAGATACAAAACCAGATCAATCAGAGAGAGCTTCAGATTTACCTGGTGTTTCTACCTCATCAGGATCTCAGGATTTACTGGGTGCAGCAGAGACGCCAGTCAGATCTCCTGTCAGATCTCCAGTCAGAACTCCACTTAGATCTCCAGGGGCAGCAAGCAGCCATAGAAAGAATCGAGAAGGTTTGATGGAACATCACAAGTCCAAACAGAAACGCCTCTCTTCACCCCAAAAAG AGAAGAAGTTCTCGTGTCCCATGTGTAGTTTGGTCTGCACTGATTGTTTCCTTCTTCAGGAACACGTCGAGCTGCATCTCCAGCaccaaaccgttcctgaag ATCTCTCAGCAGACCTGAGCTTGGCGACACGGCTGCAGGAgggagaggagaggaggaggAAGGAAGAGGAGACCAAACGAGAGGCTGAAGATTTTAAACGTTTACAG ttTGGGATGGATAACGGTGGAGGTTACCGTAAGCAGATGGAGAGGAACATGGAGCGAGCCGTATCTCGAGGTCACATGACTCCCTCTGAGTTCCACAGGAAGCGAGTGGAGATGATGGAGACTCTGGCGTCAGGAGTAGATGACGGTCGAACCAGAACCTCAG gtttGATGTCAGCACTGTATGATCATTACCAGCGTGAGATTCGGGACGTGGCCCGGGTGTGGCTGTGTTCTGAAGCGGATCACTTCTCCTCGTCAGAAGGAGATCACGGGTGGGGCTGCGGCTACAGAAACTTCCAGATGCTGCTGTCGTCCTTACTGAGACTCGACCTGTACACCGGCCTCAAAACACTGCCtg ACTCGTTACCCAGCATCCCACAGGTCCAGGCTCTGATTGAGGCGGCATGGGCGGAGGGTATTGATCCTCAGGGTGCGTCCCAATTCAACCGGAGACTAAAAGGCACTCGCGCCTGGATCGGAGCCACTGAGATCTACGCCGTCCTCACTTCCCTCCGACTCAG GGGGCGCATCATGGATTTCCACCAGCCCACCGGTCCCAGTGATACACACCCCCGACTGTTTGAGTGGGTGAAGAATTACTTCTGTGCTCCGTACAGCGGGGGCCCTAGAACCCCCCCCAGAGTGGTGAGGACCAACCTGCCACCAATTTACCTCCAACACCAAG gacacAGCCGGACGATCGTAGGTGTAGAGGAGAAGAAGAACGGCAGCGTGTGTGCGCTCATGTTTGATCCGGGATGTTCTTCAGCAGAAACGAGGAAGCTCTTGAGTCCGGGCGCTAAATCCACTTCCTTTAATCGCCTCCGACGGTTCCCCTCCCACCTCAAACACCGACAGTAccaggtggtggtggtggaggggGTACTGACCGAGCAGGAGAAACAG gaccGTGTGTGTAATTCCAGGACTCTTCGTGCTGAGAGAATCCCGTAG
- the zufsp gene encoding zinc finger-containing ubiquitin peptidase 1 isoform X3, which translates to MPVCDICSEELMCDSELKTHLLLTHLENEASCPLCFLSGVSYDELNYHFNTAHVDMDAQHTPGTGSQDLLGAAETPVRSPVRSPVRTPLRSPGAASSHRKNREGLMEHHKSKQKRLSSPQKEKKFSCPMCSLVCTDCFLLQEHVELHLQHQTVPEDLSADLSLATRLQEGEERRRKEEETKREAEDFKRLQKQFGMDNGGGYRKQMERNMERAVSRGHMTPSEFHRKRVEMMETLASGVDDGRTRTSGLMSALYDHYQREIRDVARVWLCSEADHFSSSEGDHGWGCGYRNFQMLLSSLLRLDLYTGLKTLPDSLPSIPQVQALIEAAWAEGIDPQGASQFNRRLKGTRAWIGATEIYAVLTSLRLRGRIMDFHQPTGPSDTHPRLFEWVKNYFCAPYSGGPRTPPRVVRTNLPPIYLQHQGHSRTIVGVEEKKNGSVCALMFDPGCSSAETRKLLSPGAKSTSFNRLRRFPSHLKHRQYQVVVVEGVLTEQEKQDRVCNSRTLRAERIP; encoded by the exons ATGCCGGTGTGTGATATCTGCAGTGAGGAGCTCATGTGTGACTCTGAGCTGAAGACTCATCTTCTCCTGACTCACCTGGAGAACGAGGCATCATGTCCGCTCTGTTTCCTCTCAGGTGTTTCCTACGACGAGCTCAACTACCACTTCAACACAGCACACGTGGACATGGACGCCCAACACACACCTGGTACAG GATCTCAGGATTTACTGGGTGCAGCAGAGACGCCAGTCAGATCTCCTGTCAGATCTCCAGTCAGAACTCCACTTAGATCTCCAGGGGCAGCAAGCAGCCATAGAAAGAATCGAGAAGGTTTGATGGAACATCACAAGTCCAAACAGAAACGCCTCTCTTCACCCCAAAAAG AGAAGAAGTTCTCGTGTCCCATGTGTAGTTTGGTCTGCACTGATTGTTTCCTTCTTCAGGAACACGTCGAGCTGCATCTCCAGCaccaaaccgttcctgaag ATCTCTCAGCAGACCTGAGCTTGGCGACACGGCTGCAGGAgggagaggagaggaggaggAAGGAAGAGGAGACCAAACGAGAGGCTGAAGATTTTAAACGTTTACAG aaacagttTGGGATGGATAACGGTGGAGGTTACCGTAAGCAGATGGAGAGGAACATGGAGCGAGCCGTATCTCGAGGTCACATGACTCCCTCTGAGTTCCACAGGAAGCGAGTGGAGATGATGGAGACTCTGGCGTCAGGAGTAGATGACGGTCGAACCAGAACCTCAG gtttGATGTCAGCACTGTATGATCATTACCAGCGTGAGATTCGGGACGTGGCCCGGGTGTGGCTGTGTTCTGAAGCGGATCACTTCTCCTCGTCAGAAGGAGATCACGGGTGGGGCTGCGGCTACAGAAACTTCCAGATGCTGCTGTCGTCCTTACTGAGACTCGACCTGTACACCGGCCTCAAAACACTGCCtg ACTCGTTACCCAGCATCCCACAGGTCCAGGCTCTGATTGAGGCGGCATGGGCGGAGGGTATTGATCCTCAGGGTGCGTCCCAATTCAACCGGAGACTAAAAGGCACTCGCGCCTGGATCGGAGCCACTGAGATCTACGCCGTCCTCACTTCCCTCCGACTCAG GGGGCGCATCATGGATTTCCACCAGCCCACCGGTCCCAGTGATACACACCCCCGACTGTTTGAGTGGGTGAAGAATTACTTCTGTGCTCCGTACAGCGGGGGCCCTAGAACCCCCCCCAGAGTGGTGAGGACCAACCTGCCACCAATTTACCTCCAACACCAAG gacacAGCCGGACGATCGTAGGTGTAGAGGAGAAGAAGAACGGCAGCGTGTGTGCGCTCATGTTTGATCCGGGATGTTCTTCAGCAGAAACGAGGAAGCTCTTGAGTCCGGGCGCTAAATCCACTTCCTTTAATCGCCTCCGACGGTTCCCCTCCCACCTCAAACACCGACAGTAccaggtggtggtggtggaggggGTACTGACCGAGCAGGAGAAACAG gaccGTGTGTGTAATTCCAGGACTCTTCGTGCTGAGAGAATCCCGTAG
- the zufsp gene encoding zinc finger-containing ubiquitin peptidase 1 isoform X1 encodes MPVCDICSEELMCDSELKTHLLLTHLENEASCPLCFLSGVSYDELNYHFNTAHVDMDAQHTPGTGDLRLMGLADTKPDQSERASDLPGVSTSSGSQDLLGAAETPVRSPVRSPVRTPLRSPGAASSHRKNREGLMEHHKSKQKRLSSPQKEKKFSCPMCSLVCTDCFLLQEHVELHLQHQTVPEDLSADLSLATRLQEGEERRRKEEETKREAEDFKRLQKQFGMDNGGGYRKQMERNMERAVSRGHMTPSEFHRKRVEMMETLASGVDDGRTRTSGLMSALYDHYQREIRDVARVWLCSEADHFSSSEGDHGWGCGYRNFQMLLSSLLRLDLYTGLKTLPDSLPSIPQVQALIEAAWAEGIDPQGASQFNRRLKGTRAWIGATEIYAVLTSLRLRGRIMDFHQPTGPSDTHPRLFEWVKNYFCAPYSGGPRTPPRVVRTNLPPIYLQHQGHSRTIVGVEEKKNGSVCALMFDPGCSSAETRKLLSPGAKSTSFNRLRRFPSHLKHRQYQVVVVEGVLTEQEKQDRVCNSRTLRAERIP; translated from the exons ATGCCGGTGTGTGATATCTGCAGTGAGGAGCTCATGTGTGACTCTGAGCTGAAGACTCATCTTCTCCTGACTCACCTGGAGAACGAGGCATCATGTCCGCTCTGTTTCCTCTCAGGTGTTTCCTACGACGAGCTCAACTACCACTTCAACACAGCACACGTGGACATGGACGCCCAACACACACCTGGTACAGGTGATCTCAGACTGATGGGATTAGCAGATACAAAACCAGATCAATCAGAGAGAGCTTCAGATTTACCTGGTGTTTCTACCTCATCAGGATCTCAGGATTTACTGGGTGCAGCAGAGACGCCAGTCAGATCTCCTGTCAGATCTCCAGTCAGAACTCCACTTAGATCTCCAGGGGCAGCAAGCAGCCATAGAAAGAATCGAGAAGGTTTGATGGAACATCACAAGTCCAAACAGAAACGCCTCTCTTCACCCCAAAAAG AGAAGAAGTTCTCGTGTCCCATGTGTAGTTTGGTCTGCACTGATTGTTTCCTTCTTCAGGAACACGTCGAGCTGCATCTCCAGCaccaaaccgttcctgaag ATCTCTCAGCAGACCTGAGCTTGGCGACACGGCTGCAGGAgggagaggagaggaggaggAAGGAAGAGGAGACCAAACGAGAGGCTGAAGATTTTAAACGTTTACAG aaacagttTGGGATGGATAACGGTGGAGGTTACCGTAAGCAGATGGAGAGGAACATGGAGCGAGCCGTATCTCGAGGTCACATGACTCCCTCTGAGTTCCACAGGAAGCGAGTGGAGATGATGGAGACTCTGGCGTCAGGAGTAGATGACGGTCGAACCAGAACCTCAG gtttGATGTCAGCACTGTATGATCATTACCAGCGTGAGATTCGGGACGTGGCCCGGGTGTGGCTGTGTTCTGAAGCGGATCACTTCTCCTCGTCAGAAGGAGATCACGGGTGGGGCTGCGGCTACAGAAACTTCCAGATGCTGCTGTCGTCCTTACTGAGACTCGACCTGTACACCGGCCTCAAAACACTGCCtg ACTCGTTACCCAGCATCCCACAGGTCCAGGCTCTGATTGAGGCGGCATGGGCGGAGGGTATTGATCCTCAGGGTGCGTCCCAATTCAACCGGAGACTAAAAGGCACTCGCGCCTGGATCGGAGCCACTGAGATCTACGCCGTCCTCACTTCCCTCCGACTCAG GGGGCGCATCATGGATTTCCACCAGCCCACCGGTCCCAGTGATACACACCCCCGACTGTTTGAGTGGGTGAAGAATTACTTCTGTGCTCCGTACAGCGGGGGCCCTAGAACCCCCCCCAGAGTGGTGAGGACCAACCTGCCACCAATTTACCTCCAACACCAAG gacacAGCCGGACGATCGTAGGTGTAGAGGAGAAGAAGAACGGCAGCGTGTGTGCGCTCATGTTTGATCCGGGATGTTCTTCAGCAGAAACGAGGAAGCTCTTGAGTCCGGGCGCTAAATCCACTTCCTTTAATCGCCTCCGACGGTTCCCCTCCCACCTCAAACACCGACAGTAccaggtggtggtggtggaggggGTACTGACCGAGCAGGAGAAACAG gaccGTGTGTGTAATTCCAGGACTCTTCGTGCTGAGAGAATCCCGTAG
- the rwdd1 gene encoding RWD domain-containing protein 1 gives MTDYGEEQRNELEAIESIYPDSFTVLSEDPTSFTITVTSDPGEETVQVTLKFTYVEKYPDEPPLWEIHTQENLEDSDTEEILSLLQQQAEENLGMVMIFTLVTAVQEKLNEIVDQIKIRREEENRRKEREAEEAEKKAFQGTVVTIENFLVWKAQFERDMNELKRTKQKEEEQAGKNKLTGKQLFETDQNLDTSDIQFLEEAGNSVEVDESLFQDMDDLELDEDDPDFDPLDLGSDDD, from the exons atgacgGATTATGGAGAGGAGCAGAGAAACGAACTGGAGGCGATAGAGTCTATTTATCCAGATTCATTCACAG ttttATCAGAAGATCCGACCAGTTTCACCATCACAGTTACATCAGACCCAGGAGAGGAGA CGGTGCAGGTAACGTTAAAGTtcacgtatgtagagaaatacccAGATGAGCCCCCACTGTGGGAGATCCACACACAGGAGAACCTGGAGGATTCAGATACAGAGGAGATCCTGAGCCTGTTACAGCAGCAG gcggaGGAGAACCTGGGCATGGTGATGATCTTCACACTGGTTACAGCAGTACAGGAGAAACTAAACGAGATCGTGGATCAGATTAAGATCAGGAGAGAAGAAGAGAACAGGAGGAAGGAACGAGAAGCAGAGGAAGCAGAGAAG aaAGCGTTTCAGGGGACTGTAGTAACGATCGAGAACTTCTTGGTGTGGAAGGCTCAGTTTGAGAGAGATATGAATGAACTGAAGAGAACAAAACAGAAAGAGGAAGAACAAGCTGGAAAAAATAAACTCACAG GGAAGCAGTTGTTTGAAACAGACCAGAACTTGGACACGTCAGATATTCAGTTCCTGGAGGAAG CTGGAAACAGTGTAGAAGTGGACGAGTCTTTATTCCAGGACATGGACGACCTGGAGCTGGACGAGGATGATCCTGATTTTGACCCGCTGGATTTGGGCAGTGATGATGATTAG
- the zufsp gene encoding zinc finger-containing ubiquitin peptidase 1 isoform X4 gives MPVCDICSEELMCDSELKTHLLLTHLENEASCPLCFLSGVSYDELNYHFNTAHVDMDAQHTPGSQDLLGAAETPVRSPVRSPVRTPLRSPGAASSHRKNREGLMEHHKSKQKRLSSPQKEKKFSCPMCSLVCTDCFLLQEHVELHLQHQTVPEDLSADLSLATRLQEGEERRRKEEETKREAEDFKRLQKQFGMDNGGGYRKQMERNMERAVSRGHMTPSEFHRKRVEMMETLASGVDDGRTRTSGLMSALYDHYQREIRDVARVWLCSEADHFSSSEGDHGWGCGYRNFQMLLSSLLRLDLYTGLKTLPDSLPSIPQVQALIEAAWAEGIDPQGASQFNRRLKGTRAWIGATEIYAVLTSLRLRGRIMDFHQPTGPSDTHPRLFEWVKNYFCAPYSGGPRTPPRVVRTNLPPIYLQHQGHSRTIVGVEEKKNGSVCALMFDPGCSSAETRKLLSPGAKSTSFNRLRRFPSHLKHRQYQVVVVEGVLTEQEKQDRVCNSRTLRAERIP, from the exons ATGCCGGTGTGTGATATCTGCAGTGAGGAGCTCATGTGTGACTCTGAGCTGAAGACTCATCTTCTCCTGACTCACCTGGAGAACGAGGCATCATGTCCGCTCTGTTTCCTCTCAGGTGTTTCCTACGACGAGCTCAACTACCACTTCAACACAGCACACGTGGACATGGACGCCCAACACACACCTG GATCTCAGGATTTACTGGGTGCAGCAGAGACGCCAGTCAGATCTCCTGTCAGATCTCCAGTCAGAACTCCACTTAGATCTCCAGGGGCAGCAAGCAGCCATAGAAAGAATCGAGAAGGTTTGATGGAACATCACAAGTCCAAACAGAAACGCCTCTCTTCACCCCAAAAAG AGAAGAAGTTCTCGTGTCCCATGTGTAGTTTGGTCTGCACTGATTGTTTCCTTCTTCAGGAACACGTCGAGCTGCATCTCCAGCaccaaaccgttcctgaag ATCTCTCAGCAGACCTGAGCTTGGCGACACGGCTGCAGGAgggagaggagaggaggaggAAGGAAGAGGAGACCAAACGAGAGGCTGAAGATTTTAAACGTTTACAG aaacagttTGGGATGGATAACGGTGGAGGTTACCGTAAGCAGATGGAGAGGAACATGGAGCGAGCCGTATCTCGAGGTCACATGACTCCCTCTGAGTTCCACAGGAAGCGAGTGGAGATGATGGAGACTCTGGCGTCAGGAGTAGATGACGGTCGAACCAGAACCTCAG gtttGATGTCAGCACTGTATGATCATTACCAGCGTGAGATTCGGGACGTGGCCCGGGTGTGGCTGTGTTCTGAAGCGGATCACTTCTCCTCGTCAGAAGGAGATCACGGGTGGGGCTGCGGCTACAGAAACTTCCAGATGCTGCTGTCGTCCTTACTGAGACTCGACCTGTACACCGGCCTCAAAACACTGCCtg ACTCGTTACCCAGCATCCCACAGGTCCAGGCTCTGATTGAGGCGGCATGGGCGGAGGGTATTGATCCTCAGGGTGCGTCCCAATTCAACCGGAGACTAAAAGGCACTCGCGCCTGGATCGGAGCCACTGAGATCTACGCCGTCCTCACTTCCCTCCGACTCAG GGGGCGCATCATGGATTTCCACCAGCCCACCGGTCCCAGTGATACACACCCCCGACTGTTTGAGTGGGTGAAGAATTACTTCTGTGCTCCGTACAGCGGGGGCCCTAGAACCCCCCCCAGAGTGGTGAGGACCAACCTGCCACCAATTTACCTCCAACACCAAG gacacAGCCGGACGATCGTAGGTGTAGAGGAGAAGAAGAACGGCAGCGTGTGTGCGCTCATGTTTGATCCGGGATGTTCTTCAGCAGAAACGAGGAAGCTCTTGAGTCCGGGCGCTAAATCCACTTCCTTTAATCGCCTCCGACGGTTCCCCTCCCACCTCAAACACCGACAGTAccaggtggtggtggtggaggggGTACTGACCGAGCAGGAGAAACAG gaccGTGTGTGTAATTCCAGGACTCTTCGTGCTGAGAGAATCCCGTAG